The following DNA comes from Vicinamibacterales bacterium.
GCGGTAAGTCTTCTCCCCGCCACCGCCGGAAATACCCCGGAGATCCTGGTGAACCCGGCGTGGGTGGACCGCACGCTGTTCGACGGGTTCGAGGTCATCGAGATCGACCCGGACGAGCCGGCGGCGGCAAACGTGCTGCCGGTGAGCGGCTGCGTCATCTGTGCGGAGGAATACCCGCGCACGCGGGCCCGTCTGGAGGCGTCGGGATTCGCCACGCTTCCCGTGCCTGCGGGCGAGCTGGCCAAGGCGGAAGGCGGGGTCACCTGCTGCTCCGTCCTCGTTCGCGACTCGTCCCTGTAAAGTGCGTCCGGTCCCTTGACGGACGGCAGTCAACCGGGTACTTTCTCCCGGAATACGCGTTGTATACGGAGGGAGGAGGGGCCCGCCCGTGCCTGCGCGTCTGCGGTCGTTCGGCCGGCGTCCGTTCATTCCCCTCCACCATCCGGCCACCCGTTCGCACCGAGGAGAGATGGAATGACGAGTACCCTACGAAGGCTGTTCGTGAGTGCCTTCACGCTCGCGATGGTCGCGCTCTGCGCGTCCGGGGCGTCCGCCCAGGGCGGCGCGACGACGTCGCTGGCTGGAACCGTGACCGACCCGTCGGGCGCCGTCATCCCGGGCGCCAGTGTGGTCGTGAAGAATATGGCGACGGCCGCCGTGTCCGAAGCGGTCACCAATACCGAAGGGCAGTTCACCGTCCCCGCGCTGAACGCGGGCACCTATTCCGTCACCGTCAGTCTGGCGGGCTTCAAGACGGTCACGGTCAACGACGTGATCCTGAACGCCGGCGTTCCCGCGGGCGTGAAGGTGACGATGCAGGTCGGCGGCATCGAGGAGCAGGTCGTGGTGACGGGAGGCTCCGAAGTCGTCGCGACGCAGTCCTCGACGGTGTCGACCACGATGAGTTCGAAGCAGATCGCGGCGCTGCCGCTCACCAGCCGCAACGCCATGGACTTCGTCGTCAATCTTCCCGGCGTCAACACCCCGGGCACGGCGCGCAACTCCACCGTCAACGGCCTGCCGCAGGGGGCGATCAACATCACGCTCGACGGCATCAGCATCCAGGACAATTACCTCAAGACCTCGGACGGTTTTTTCGCGCGCGTGCAGCCCCGGCTCGACGCGATCGAGGAAGTGACGGTGACCTCGGCATCGAACGGCGCCGACAGCGGCGGGCAGGGGGCGGTGAACGTCAGGTTCGTGACCAAGTCCGGCACCAACGCGTTCAAGGGCAGCACGTTCTTCACGCTGCGCCATGACGCGCTGAACGCCAACAGCTTCTTCAACAACCGCAATCTGCCGCCGGATCCGGCGACCGGGAAGGCGCCGAAGGCGGCACTCCGGCAGTACCAGCCCGGATTCAACGCCGGCGGCCCGATCGTGATTCCCGGGATCTGGGACGGTCACGACAAGGCCTTCTTCTTCTTCAACTATGAGGACAGCCGATCGCCGAGCAACGCGCGCCGCGATCGCGTGATCCTGACCGCGGCCGCGGCGGGCGGCGCCTATACCTACGGGTCCACCACGGTGAATCTCCTCCAGCTGGCGGCGGCGAACGGCCAGACCGCGACGCTGGATCCGATCATCGCGAAGCTGTTCGCCGACATGCGCGCGGCGAGCGCGCAGGGATCGATCACCAACCTCGCCGATCCGATCCTGCAGCAGGCCTCGTTCCAGGTCCCGACCAAGAATTTCACACCGTATCCGCTTGGCCGCATCGACTACAACATCAGCAAGAACCACCGCCTCAGCGGATCGGTCAACTACAATCACGTCAACTCGACGCCGGACACGACGAACAATCGCGAGCCGTTCTTCCCCGGATTCCCCAATACCGGCAGCCAGCAGTCGACGCGCTACACCACCTCGAACTCGCTGCGCTCGACGTTCGGCGCCAACGTCGTCAACGAGTTGCGCGTGGGCGCGTCGGGCGGCGCCACCTTCTTCTCGCCCGAGCTCAGTCCGGGGCTCTTCGGCGGCAACAGCGTCGGCGATCAGGGCGGCTACTACCTGAACATGGGCAACGGCTGCTGCTCGACGGCGCTCGCCAACGCCGGCAACAACGCGAACTTCTCGGCACGCGAGGCCGCCACCCGCGTGGTCGAAGACACCTTCAACTGGGTGAACGGCAACCACAACCTGAGCTTCGGCGCATCGTGGACCCGCGGGCAGGTCTGGCTGCAGAACCAGCAGATGGTTCCCGAACTGCGCTTCGGCATCGCCACCGGCGACCCCGCTGCGGCGATGTTCACGACGGCGAACTTCCCCGGCGCGTCGAACACCCAGCTGAACAACGCCCGGGCGCTGTACGGCCTGCTCACCGGACGCGTGACGTCCGTCCGCGGAACCGTCCGGCTGAACGAGAACACCAACAAATACGAGTATCTCGGCAACGGATTCCAGCGCGGCCACATGAACTCGCTCGGGTTCTTCGCCCAGGACAACTGGCGCCTGCGCAACAACCTGACGATCAACGCCGGCCTCCGCTACGAGCTGCAGACCCCGTTCGTGGCGCACAACAACAGTTACTCGACGGCGACGCTCGCCGATCTGTGCGGCGTGTCGGGGGTCGCCGCGGACGGCGGCTGCAATCTGTTCAAGGCGGGCACGCTGACCGGGCGCCAGCCGCAGCTGGTGAACTACGCCAAGGGCACCAAAGCCTTCAACACCGACCTGAACAACCTCGCGCCGAGTCTGGGCATCACATGGCGTCCGGCGCGCGAGAGCGGGTTCCTGCGCACGCTGTTCGGAGCCGAAGGGGACACCGTCTTCTTCGGGTCCTACGCGATGTCGTACGAGCGCCTCGACCTGTCGTCGTACACCGGTCCGCTCGGCACGAACCCCGGTGTGTCGCTGAATCCGATTCGCGACACGACCCAGTCGGGCCAGAACGCGCTGAACAACGACGGACTCGGCCTGCCGGTGTTGTTGCGCCAGACGAACCGCCTTGGCCCCGGCGGGTTTCCGAGCGAGCAGAGTTATCCGCTCACCCCGCAGCGTACGGACAACGTCGACATCTTCAATCCCGACATCCAGACGCCGTACGCACAGACATGGGCCGGCGGCATCCGGCGCAAGGTCACGCGCGACCTGGGCGTCGAGGTCCGTTACGTCGGCTCCCGCCACCTGCAGGGCTGGGGCACCATCAACCTGAACGAGCTCGACATCGTCAACAACGGGTTCGTCAACGAGTTCCGTCAGGCGCAGCGGAATCTGCAGGCGAACATCGCCGGCGGCCAGGCGAGCCGCGGGTTCGCCTACACCGGCCTGCCGGGCACCGGGCCGCTCCCGATCTATCTCGCCTACTTCACGGGCACGCCGACGTCGCAGGCGGGCGACCCCGCTCGCTATACCGGCAACCTCTGGAACGACACCAACTTCACCAACCCGCTCGCCGCGTTCAACCCGCAGCCGTTCACGCCGGCGGGCACCAATGCGAACACCGGGCTGTCGGGCGACCCGGCGCGGCGAACCAATGCGCTCGCGGCGGGCTTGCCGGCCAACCTGTTCCAGCTCAACCCCGACATCAACAACGCCAACTTCGAGACCAACGTGGGCCGGACCAAGTACGACTCGCTGCAGATCGACGTGACGAAGCGGCTGTCGCACGGGTTCCTGCTCCAGGGCGGCTACGTCTTCGGCAATTCGTACGAATCGGTGCGCTATTCGCTGAAGACGCCGTACAAGCAGGTCGTCCAGACCGGGGATCCGGGCAGCATCACGCACGCGCTGAAGTTCAACTGGATCTACGAGCTGCCGTTCGGCAACGGCCGGCGGTTCCTCGGCAACGCCAGCGGGCTGCTCGATCGCCTGGTCGGCGGCTGGGAGATCGACGGCATCGCGCGGATTCAGAGCGGCCGCATGGTCGACGTCGGCAACGTCCGGCTCGTCGGGATGTCAAAGAAGGACCTGCAGAACGCGTACAAGAGGTACGAGTACGCGCCGACCGGCGTGAATTCGAGCGCCCCCGTGAACATCTACATGCTGCCGCAGGACATTCTCGAGAACACCGTCCGCGCCTTCAGCACCAGCGCCACGTCGGCGACGGGGTACGGGACGCTCGGACCGCCGTCGGGCCGCTACCTGGCCCCCGCGAACGGCCCGGATTGTCTCGAGACCACCAACAACACCGCGACGAGCACCGTCTCGGGCAACAACATCGGCAGCATCGGCGGGTCCGGCGACTGCGGCATCCGATCCCTGGCGCTGACCGGGCCGCTCTACCATCGCGTCGACATCAGCGCGGTGAAGCGCACCCGCATCGTCGGCCGGACGATGTTCGAGTTCCGCGCCGACTTGATCAACGCGTTCAACCACCCGAACTTCACGCCCGTCGGCTTCCCGACGTCGTTCGCCAACGCGACCAACGCGGACAACTACCGGGTCACGGGCGTCCAGGAGAACTCCAGCCGGATTATTCAGCTGGTCACCCGCTTCAGCTGGTAGAGAGGTGCCTAATAATCCAATAAGACGAATTTATACTGTCGCCAGATCGGCATTGACCGGAAATGGGATCCCCGTGTAGCGTGTGCCATTCGCGGGATTGTGCGGTTGCGGATTGCGCCTGGGAGGGGGCGGTTCGCAGCGGGCAGTGACGTCCTGTCGCTGCTCCCCGCGGGTATCGAGACAGCAGCTTCCATCGGGCCCCAGGGAACCGGCCCGCCCTTATCCGGAGGGCAGGCCCCACGAAGGATGGAGTAGTCGATGAATCGCAGTGCGATGCGGTGGGGAGTGGTATTTCTCTGCGCCGTCGTGTCCCTGGCAGCGCCTCGTACGCTGTCGGCGCAGGGCAGCACGACGCAGACGCTTTCGGGTTCGGTCATGGATACGACCGGCGCCGTCGTCCCCGGGGCCGATGTCGTCGCCAAGCACAACAGCACCGGTGTGACCAGCACGGCGGTGTCGAACGCGGAAGGGTTGTTCTCTATCGCGAGCCTGCCGATCGGCACCTACACCGTGACCGTCACGCTGCAGGGCTTCAAGACCGTCGTCATCAACAACGTCGTGATCACCTCCGCCGCCGGCGCCAACGTCAAGGCGACGATGCAGGTGGGCGGCGTCACCGAGCAGGTGACGGTCTCGTCGTCATCCGAGATCGTGCAGACGCAGTCGTCGGCGGTCTCCCAGACTATCAACGCGAAACAGATCACCCAGCTGCCGATCACCAGCCGCAGCGCGATGGACTTCGTGAACATGCTGCCGGGTGTCACCACCGCCAACGGCAACCGCCAGGCGACGATCAACGGCCTGCCGCGCGGCACCATCAACATCACGCTCGACGGCGTCAACGTGCAGGACAACACGCTGCGCACGAGCGACGGGTTCTTCGCCATCGTCAGCCCGCGGCTCGACGCGATTGAAGAAGTCACCGTGTCGACGGCGTCGCAGGACTCGGGAGATTCCGGCCAGGGGGCGGTGCAGGTGAAGTTCGTGACCCGCAGCGGCACCAACAATTTTACCGGCAGCGGCTACTACTTCGGGCGCCGCGACTGGTTGAACGCGAACACCTGGTTCAACAACCGCGACGGCGTCAAGAAGGCCAAGCTGCGGCAGAACCAGGGGGGCTTCCGCGCCGGCGGCCCGATCGTCATCCCCGGCCTGTTCGACGGCCACAACAAGGCGTTCTTCTTTGCCAACTACGAAGAGCTGCGACAGCCCAACCAGGTCACGCGGAACAACCGCAACGTCCTGACGGCGAGTGCGCAGGCGGGGAATTACTGCTATACGGGCGGATGCATCAACGTGCTGGCGCTGGCGGCGGCCAACGGACAGCTGGCGACGGTCGATCCGACCATCGGCAAGGTGCTGTCGGACATCCGGGCCGCCGTGTCGGGCGGCTCGCTCGCCGACCTCGACGCGAACGTGCAGCAGTTCACGTTCAACGTGCCGGTCATGACGCAGCGGCGGTACCCGACCTTCAGTCTCGACTACAACCTCACGCAGAACCACCGCGCGAAGTTCGCCTACAACTATCAGAAGTTCTCGGACTACCCGGACACGCTGAACTCGATGGAATACTCGTTTCCCGGGTTCCCGGTCTCTGCTGGCCAGACGTCGATCCGCCTCGGCTGGTCGGGGTCCATGCGCTCGACGCTGGGCAGGAACCTGGTGAACGAGGCGCGCCTCGGCTATAGCGGCGCCCCCGTCAGGTTCTTCGACGAGATGACTCCGGCCATGTTTGCGGATTACCAGGGATTCGCGCTGAACTTCCCGAGCGTCGGATCCGGTCTGACCAGCCCGGCGGCGCCGCCGTTCCGGCCACAGTCGCGCAACGCCAACAGCCTGCTGATCGATGACACGCTGAACTGGCTGAAGGGCTCGCATAGTCTGAG
Coding sequences within:
- a CDS encoding carboxypeptidase-like regulatory domain-containing protein; translated protein: MTSTLRRLFVSAFTLAMVALCASGASAQGGATTSLAGTVTDPSGAVIPGASVVVKNMATAAVSEAVTNTEGQFTVPALNAGTYSVTVSLAGFKTVTVNDVILNAGVPAGVKVTMQVGGIEEQVVVTGGSEVVATQSSTVSTTMSSKQIAALPLTSRNAMDFVVNLPGVNTPGTARNSTVNGLPQGAINITLDGISIQDNYLKTSDGFFARVQPRLDAIEEVTVTSASNGADSGGQGAVNVRFVTKSGTNAFKGSTFFTLRHDALNANSFFNNRNLPPDPATGKAPKAALRQYQPGFNAGGPIVIPGIWDGHDKAFFFFNYEDSRSPSNARRDRVILTAAAAGGAYTYGSTTVNLLQLAAANGQTATLDPIIAKLFADMRAASAQGSITNLADPILQQASFQVPTKNFTPYPLGRIDYNISKNHRLSGSVNYNHVNSTPDTTNNREPFFPGFPNTGSQQSTRYTTSNSLRSTFGANVVNELRVGASGGATFFSPELSPGLFGGNSVGDQGGYYLNMGNGCCSTALANAGNNANFSAREAATRVVEDTFNWVNGNHNLSFGASWTRGQVWLQNQQMVPELRFGIATGDPAAAMFTTANFPGASNTQLNNARALYGLLTGRVTSVRGTVRLNENTNKYEYLGNGFQRGHMNSLGFFAQDNWRLRNNLTINAGLRYELQTPFVAHNNSYSTATLADLCGVSGVAADGGCNLFKAGTLTGRQPQLVNYAKGTKAFNTDLNNLAPSLGITWRPARESGFLRTLFGAEGDTVFFGSYAMSYERLDLSSYTGPLGTNPGVSLNPIRDTTQSGQNALNNDGLGLPVLLRQTNRLGPGGFPSEQSYPLTPQRTDNVDIFNPDIQTPYAQTWAGGIRRKVTRDLGVEVRYVGSRHLQGWGTINLNELDIVNNGFVNEFRQAQRNLQANIAGGQASRGFAYTGLPGTGPLPIYLAYFTGTPTSQAGDPARYTGNLWNDTNFTNPLAAFNPQPFTPAGTNANTGLSGDPARRTNALAAGLPANLFQLNPDINNANFETNVGRTKYDSLQIDVTKRLSHGFLLQGGYVFGNSYESVRYSLKTPYKQVVQTGDPGSITHALKFNWIYELPFGNGRRFLGNASGLLDRLVGGWEIDGIARIQSGRMVDVGNVRLVGMSKKDLQNAYKRYEYAPTGVNSSAPVNIYMLPQDILENTVRAFSTSATSATGYGTLGPPSGRYLAPANGPDCLETTNNTATSTVSGNNIGSIGGSGDCGIRSLALTGPLYHRVDISAVKRTRIVGRTMFEFRADLINAFNHPNFTPVGFPTSFANATNADNYRVTGVQENSSRIIQLVTRFSW